One region of Quercus lobata isolate SW786 chromosome 2, ValleyOak3.0 Primary Assembly, whole genome shotgun sequence genomic DNA includes:
- the LOC115967844 gene encoding uncharacterized protein LOC115967844 yields MKLRLQQVQQAQQEENRSKDNLEEEGDSQRRGTPHRPTTPDEQNSDLLREMRKEMDELRSTIKEKTDRSVDKMVRATDSPFTAAVLECPVPSKFRLPQLEPFDGLKDPQDHLNTFKTTLGLQQPPDEILCRSFPTTLKGVAREWFTKLPNSSIDNFDQLSSAFLRHFIGGQRPRRPVDYLLTIRQGEKETLRSYVKRFTRETLEVDEADDKVQLTTFKAGLRSRDLVASLAKNPPKTMAEMLLKAQKYMNAEDALAAIKDIERPGGKAKREDDRRGQKRDRPDRRNNDGNRRKDDKNPRTVKFTPLVMPVDKIFTQIKDEHYLKWPRPLHSSPNIRDKKKYCRFHRDLKEQIEELIRKGKLQKYVKKGEYSKFRDDNRTQRESFTRDDDHPSQPPRKVIGEMNTITRGPFSGGSFRSLKKAYHRQVNSVHTMPPSKHRRTCQDVSFSEGDARGVKQPHNDPLVIMLNIEGFNTKRILVDNGNSADIIYFPAFQQLRLDSKRLRPFDSPLVSFSGDRVYPRGIVTLTVTAGTYPLQLTKQVDFLVVDCPSSYNVIIGRPTFNKWKAVTSTYCLKVKFPTDNGVGEVKGDQVLARECYQAVLAGKENYTWTIEEKEEDGMETLETVELVEGNADKTTKIGTTLSPEMRTRLTPAGSPFSNDEEPSPQSEIRQWQRK; encoded by the exons ATGAAGCTACGGCTTCAGCAAGTCCAACAGGCCCAACAGGAAGAGAACCGGTCCAAAGATAACTTGGAGGAAGAAGGGGATAGTCAACGGAGAGGAACCCCTCATAGACCAACTACTCCAGACGAGCAGAACTCGGACCTTCTTCGAGAAATGAGGAAGGAAATGGATGAGCTGAGGAGCACCATTAAAGAAAAGACGGACCGAAGCGTGGACAAAATGGTAAGAGCTACGGATTCACCCTTCACCGCCGCGGTACTAGAATGCCCTGTGCCTTCAAAATTTCGCTTACCTCAGCTTGAGCCGTTCGACGGGCTAAAAGACCCCCAGGATCACCTTAATACCTTCAAGACGACTCTGGGACTTCAACAACCACCTGACGAGATACTGTGCCGTTCCTTCCCGACAACTCTCAAAGGAGTTGCAAGAGAATGGTTTACTAAGTTGCCAAACTCGTCCATAGACAACTTCGATCAACTGAGTAGTGCCTTCTTGCGCCACTTCATAGGGGGACAACGCCCAAGGAGGCCAGTAGATTACTTACTCACCATAAGACAAGGAGAGAAGGAGACTCTGAGATCATATGTCAAGCGATTCACCCGGGAAACTCTGGAAGTAGACGAAGCTGATGATAAGGTAcagctgacgaccttcaaagcagggTTGAGATCCAGAGACCTCGTGGCCTCTCTTGCAAAGAACCCCCCTAAGACGATGGCAGAGATGCTCCTAAAGGCACAAAAATACATGAATGCGGAAGATGCCCTAGCTGCCATAAAAGATATCGAAAGGCCAGGAGGCAAGGCCAAGAGGGAAGACGACCGtagggggcaaaagagagacagaCCAGATCGTCGGAACAATGATGGGAATAGGAGGAAGGACGATAAAAATCCTCGGACGGTAAAATTTACTCCcttggttatgcctgttgacaagattttcacgcagatcaaggacgagcacTATCTCAAATGGCCTAGGCCATTACACTCATCCCCCAACATACGTGACAAGAAAAAGTACTGCCGGTTTCATAGAGACCTGAAGGAGCAAATAGAGGAATTAATACGAAAAGGGAAGTTACAGAAGTAtgtaaagaaaggagaatatagcAAGTTTAGAGACGACAACAGGACCCAGCGTGAATCCTTCACTCGGGATGACGACCATCCGTCCCAGCCTCCACGCAAGGTGATCGGAGAGATGAACACGATCACAAGAGGACCATTCTCAGGAGGATCATTTAGATCACTCAAAAAAGCATACCACAGACAGGTGAACAGCGTCCACACCATGCCTCCGTCCAAGCACCGACGAACATGCCAGGACGTGTCCTTCAGTGAAGGAGACGCCAGGGGAGTAAAGCAGCCCCACAACGATCCCCTGGTCATAATGCTGaatatagaagggttcaataccAAAAGGATCCTTGTTGATAACGGGAACTCAGCGGACATCATCTACTTCCCAGCCTTCCAGCAACTGAGATTAGATTCAAAAAGGCTTCGCCCTTTTGACTCTCCACTCGTCAGCTTCAGTGGAGACAGGGTCTACCCCAGGGGTATAGTGACACTGACGGTGACGGCAGGGACCTACCCATTGCAATTGACCAAACAAGTAGACTTCCTGGTGGTAGATTGCCCctcatcctacaatgtcatAATTGGGAGGCCCACCttcaacaagtggaaggcggTGACGTCAACCTACTGcttgaaggtgaaattcccgACAGACAACGGCGTGGGTGAAGTGAAAGGTGATCAAGTCTTGGCAAGGGAATGCTATCAGGCCGTACTGGCAGGAAAGGAGAACTACACATGGacgattgaagaaaaagaggaagacggGATGGAGACCTTGGAAACAGTGGAATTGGTAGAAGGAAATGCGGACAAGACGACCAAGATAGGGACGACGCTAAGTCCCGAGATGAGAACAAGACTC ACCCCAGCAGGAAGCCCGTTCAGCAACGACGAAGAACCTTCGCCCCAGAGCGAGATCAGGCAGTGGCAGAGGAAGTAA